A stretch of the Teredinibacter haidensis genome encodes the following:
- a CDS encoding pilus assembly protein PilM, whose amino-acid sequence MGILSLFEQKKKPVLGLDVSSTTVKLLEFSRQGDGYRVENYAVRALPPNVVVEKNITDVDAVAQVIRAVVQSSRTKVKDAAVAVPGSSVITKVIEMPGHLNEEALETQISLEADQYIPYPLEEVAIDFDVLGPSSKDPDQLEILLAACRRENVDMRASMLELSDLNAKVVDVEAYTVERAFSLIREQLEDQEEQVVAIVDIGATMTTLSVLVDGKTIYTREQLFGGKQLTEEIQRRYGLSADEAGLAKKQGGLPDDYEPEVLEPFKDAVVQQVTRSLQFFFSSSQYNDVDHIVLAGGVASMEGLAGLIEEKLGTSATVANPFANMSVSSKVNAAALINDAPSLMIATGLALRSFV is encoded by the coding sequence ATGGGTATTCTCAGTTTATTCGAGCAGAAAAAGAAACCCGTACTCGGTCTGGACGTGAGTTCGACAACAGTGAAGCTGTTGGAGTTCAGTCGGCAGGGTGATGGCTATCGGGTAGAAAACTATGCAGTCCGCGCGCTACCGCCGAACGTGGTGGTTGAAAAAAATATTACTGACGTGGACGCTGTTGCACAGGTCATTCGTGCTGTTGTTCAATCATCGAGAACCAAGGTTAAGGATGCCGCTGTTGCGGTACCGGGGTCATCCGTAATCACTAAAGTGATTGAAATGCCGGGTCACTTGAACGAAGAAGCGCTAGAGACGCAGATTTCTCTCGAGGCAGATCAGTACATTCCCTATCCCCTTGAAGAGGTCGCCATCGATTTTGATGTGCTTGGCCCCTCGTCTAAAGATCCCGATCAGCTTGAAATCTTATTGGCGGCATGTCGCCGTGAAAACGTTGATATGCGAGCGTCTATGCTTGAGCTTTCCGACTTGAACGCAAAAGTTGTCGACGTTGAAGCTTATACCGTAGAGCGCGCCTTTTCGCTGATCAGGGAGCAGCTTGAAGACCAGGAAGAGCAGGTCGTGGCTATTGTGGATATTGGTGCGACCATGACGACGCTAAGTGTTCTGGTTGATGGCAAGACCATTTACACCCGCGAGCAATTATTTGGTGGCAAGCAGTTAACCGAAGAAATTCAGCGCCGATACGGACTTTCTGCAGACGAGGCAGGGTTAGCTAAGAAACAGGGTGGCCTCCCTGACGATTATGAGCCAGAGGTGTTAGAGCCGTTTAAGGATGCTGTGGTTCAGCAGGTAACCCGGTCTCTCCAGTTCTTTTTTTCCTCTAGTCAATATAACGACGTGGATCATATTGTTCTTGCCGGTGGCGTTGCATCGATGGAAGGGTTGGCGGGCTTAATTGAAGAGAAACTTGGAACATCAGCCACTGTTGCCAATCCATTCGCCAACATGTCGGTATCGTCAAAAGTTAATGCCGCTGCGCTAATCAACGATGCGCCTTCTTTAATGATTGCTACGGGATTGGCCCTAAGGAGCTTTGTGTAA
- a CDS encoding PilN domain-containing protein, producing MAQINLLPWREEHRQEKKKEFLFQLGGVCLLALGIGYLWIQSVEGSISSQKSRNNLLQAEISQLQSQVSEIKDLKNKRRELLDRMKVIQGLEGRRSIIVHYFDAFAKSVPDGVYITSLSKSGSTIFIEGVSESTNRVSTFMRQLDDSDWFSGPNLRSVVAAPQHGEQASVFRMQLKAVLPEEEGK from the coding sequence ATGGCTCAGATTAACTTATTGCCCTGGAGAGAAGAGCATCGCCAGGAGAAAAAGAAAGAGTTTTTGTTCCAGTTAGGTGGCGTTTGTTTGCTTGCTCTGGGTATAGGTTATTTGTGGATTCAGTCTGTTGAGGGCAGTATTTCCTCTCAGAAATCTCGCAATAATTTACTCCAGGCGGAAATTTCACAGCTTCAAAGCCAGGTTAGCGAAATCAAAGACTTGAAAAATAAGCGGCGCGAGCTGCTGGATAGGATGAAGGTGATTCAGGGGTTGGAGGGCAGGCGTTCGATTATCGTCCACTATTTTGATGCTTTTGCTAAATCGGTACCGGATGGTGTGTATATTACTTCCCTCTCCAAGTCGGGAAGTACCATTTTTATTGAGGGTGTGAGTGAATCGACGAATAGGGTTTCCACTTTTATGCGCCAGCTGGATGATTCTGACTGGTTTTCTGGGCCCAATTTACGTTCCGTTGTTGCTGCGCCTCAACACGGCGAACAGGCTAGCGTTTTTCGAATGCAGCTAAAGGCAGTTCTTCCCGAAGAGGAGGGCAAGTAG
- the aroK gene encoding shikimate kinase AroK, with amino-acid sequence MSHSVFLVGPMGAGKSTIGRMLSQHLGCDFLDTDNVIEQRTGADIPWIFDVEGEAGFRERESAVLAEMVEKNSVVIATGGGIVMREENREMLKKQSSVVYLTATIEQLVERTYKDKKRPLLQVDDPKAKIIELYNLRDPLYREVAGYVLVTDGRSPKYVVQAIVDLISPEA; translated from the coding sequence GTGAGCCACTCTGTCTTTCTGGTCGGCCCCATGGGGGCCGGCAAATCCACTATCGGTAGAATGTTGTCCCAACATTTGGGTTGTGATTTTCTGGATACTGATAATGTTATTGAGCAGCGCACGGGTGCCGATATTCCTTGGATTTTCGATGTTGAAGGTGAGGCGGGTTTTCGCGAGCGCGAATCTGCTGTTCTTGCAGAAATGGTTGAGAAAAATTCCGTTGTTATTGCTACCGGCGGCGGTATTGTCATGCGGGAAGAAAACCGAGAGATGCTAAAAAAGCAGTCGTCAGTTGTCTACCTTACGGCGACCATTGAGCAGCTTGTCGAGAGAACTTATAAAGATAAGAAAAGACCTTTGCTTCAGGTCGATGACCCAAAAGCCAAAATTATTGAGCTATATAATCTGCGTGATCCTCTTTACCGTGAGGTAGCGGGCTATGTTCTTGTTACCGATGGCCGCAGCCCTAAGTATGTTGTGCAGGCAATAGTCGATCTAATTTCTCCAGAAGCATAG
- the aroB gene encoding 3-dehydroquinate synthase encodes MATRRLHVELGERSYPIFIGEQLLNCGDYLKPYLSSDQVMLVTNETVDPLYAHKVEALLGESFRLDKVVLPDGEQFKNLETLNLIFDGLLSKRHNRRTTLVALGGGVIGDMVGFAAASYQRGVNFIQIPTTLLSQVDSSVGGKTGVNHPLGKNMIGAFYQPKSVIIDTDVLATLPDRELSAGLAEVIKYGLIADAEFFSWLEQNMDALLARDSDALAYAIDVSCKTKADIVAKDETESGLRAILNLGHTFGHAIESYMGYGVWVHGEAVGAGMVMACDLSLRLGWIEQSVYDRAIELIEKAKLPIKVPETMTPDIFMQYMAVDKKVLDGTLRLVLLTGCGESVVTADFDPKKLEETLTEFCS; translated from the coding sequence ATGGCAACTCGAAGATTACATGTTGAGCTTGGTGAAAGAAGTTACCCCATTTTTATTGGTGAGCAATTGCTGAATTGTGGCGATTATTTAAAGCCGTATCTATCTTCCGATCAGGTAATGCTTGTAACCAATGAAACAGTAGATCCTCTCTATGCCCATAAAGTTGAAGCGCTACTGGGTGAAAGCTTTCGCTTGGATAAGGTAGTGTTGCCCGATGGCGAGCAGTTTAAAAACCTGGAAACATTAAATCTCATTTTTGATGGTCTGTTAAGTAAGCGCCACAACCGGCGCACTACACTGGTGGCTTTGGGGGGCGGTGTTATTGGCGACATGGTCGGCTTTGCCGCCGCTAGTTATCAGCGGGGTGTAAATTTTATCCAGATCCCGACAACACTGTTGTCGCAGGTCGACTCGTCAGTTGGCGGAAAAACAGGTGTAAACCACCCGTTGGGTAAAAATATGATCGGTGCGTTTTATCAACCGAAGTCGGTCATTATCGATACAGATGTTCTGGCAACTCTTCCCGATAGAGAGCTTTCTGCAGGTTTAGCTGAAGTGATCAAATATGGTTTGATTGCTGACGCGGAGTTTTTCTCCTGGCTTGAGCAGAACATGGATGCCCTTCTGGCGAGAGATAGCGATGCTCTGGCCTATGCTATCGACGTATCCTGCAAAACGAAAGCCGATATTGTCGCGAAAGACGAAACTGAATCCGGTCTGCGGGCCATTTTAAACCTTGGGCATACCTTTGGTCATGCAATAGAGTCCTATATGGGCTATGGCGTATGGGTTCACGGTGAGGCGGTTGGTGCCGGCATGGTTATGGCGTGCGATTTATCCTTGCGCTTGGGGTGGATTGAGCAAAGCGTTTATGACAGAGCCATAGAGCTGATTGAGAAGGCAAAATTGCCGATAAAAGTGCCGGAAACAATGACCCCCGATATTTTTATGCAATATATGGCTGTCGACAAAAAAGTACTTGATGGTACTTTGCGCTTGGTCCTTTTAACTGGATGCGGAGAGTCCGTAGTGACAGCAGACTTTGACCCTAAAAAACTTGAAGAAACGCTAACGGAGTTCTGTAGTTAA
- a CDS encoding pilus assembly protein PilP has product MQILNRILLISVIGVSIVGCSSGSDHADLRSYIGEVKQRPAGSIEPLPSFRPYEAFIYSSAAMRSPFDLPMDVERRVYASSSANVKPDFSREKEFLEDFALSSLQMVGSLKKGETLWALIKDGEGRIHLVTQGNYLGNNHGKVVEMSEAKLDLIEIVSDGLDGWLERPSVLALAEKE; this is encoded by the coding sequence ATGCAGATACTAAATCGCATTTTGTTGATATCAGTAATTGGTGTATCGATTGTTGGGTGTAGCTCGGGGAGTGACCATGCCGACTTACGCTCATATATAGGTGAAGTGAAACAAAGGCCTGCGGGATCTATTGAACCTCTGCCGTCGTTTCGGCCTTACGAAGCCTTCATTTACAGTTCTGCTGCGATGCGCAGTCCTTTTGATTTGCCCATGGATGTGGAGAGACGCGTTTACGCAAGCTCAAGCGCAAACGTAAAGCCGGATTTTTCGAGAGAAAAAGAGTTTTTAGAAGATTTTGCTTTGTCCTCACTGCAGATGGTCGGTAGTTTGAAAAAGGGCGAAACCCTTTGGGCGCTAATTAAAGATGGTGAGGGTCGTATTCATTTGGTTACTCAGGGTAATTATTTGGGTAACAACCATGGCAAAGTTGTCGAAATGTCGGAAGCAAAGCTGGATTTGATCGAAATTGTCTCTGATGGTCTCGATGGCTGGCTGGAAAGACCAAGTGTACTTGCTTTAGCTGAGAAGGAATAA
- a CDS encoding type 4a pilus biogenesis protein PilO yields the protein MADLNQYVEQLKNFDFNNVDWDRVGVWPTPVRMFLCVLAAGLIVFAMYFFVVKDKFHDLGVAQNKEVELKKSFESKAFEAANLDRYRKQMIEMQESFGALVSRLPTETEVPGLLEDIDDKGVESRLAIQSIALQNEVTTEFYVELPIKVKVTGGYHEFGAFVSGVAGMPRIVTLHDFNIRKTKASSKGASLVNSGLSMEIIAKTYRYKSQDR from the coding sequence ATGGCTGATTTGAATCAGTACGTAGAGCAGCTGAAAAATTTTGATTTTAATAATGTGGATTGGGATCGGGTAGGTGTTTGGCCTACTCCCGTAAGAATGTTTTTATGCGTATTGGCGGCAGGGCTTATTGTCTTTGCGATGTACTTTTTTGTCGTTAAAGATAAGTTTCACGATTTGGGTGTGGCGCAAAATAAGGAAGTTGAGTTAAAGAAATCTTTTGAATCAAAAGCGTTTGAAGCGGCGAATCTGGATCGATACCGTAAGCAAATGATTGAAATGCAAGAGTCTTTTGGTGCCCTGGTGTCCCGTCTGCCGACTGAAACAGAAGTGCCCGGATTGCTGGAGGATATCGATGATAAAGGTGTTGAGAGCCGTTTAGCAATACAAAGTATCGCGCTGCAGAACGAGGTTACTACCGAGTTTTATGTGGAGTTGCCGATCAAAGTAAAAGTAACCGGTGGTTATCACGAATTCGGTGCCTTTGTTAGTGGGGTGGCGGGGATGCCACGTATTGTAACCCTACATGACTTTAATATTCGCAAGACCAAAGCTTCCAGCAAGGGCGCAAGTTTGGTGAATAGTGGCTTGTCGATGGAAATTATCGCCAAGACATATCGCTATAAATCCCAGGATAGATAG
- the pilQ gene encoding type IV pilus secretin PilQ has product MFIRKLIILLSGTLVLVSGVVSAANLKDIQFSELPGERAEIRLLFEGAISKPEGYTIDQPARIVLDFSDVENLLPQKKYSMSVGEVSSAVVVAGGGRTRLIVNLNSLVPYTSRVEGEQLVVEVGAESVGVSNASTSVDVSTPVSLEDGSVQYSNVGSSVSGIDFRRGETGEGKVIVTLTNPNIAIDVEEVSSGVNVTLMDTALPTEMHRKLDVIDFATPVSMLGSSMSGSNTVIKIDATGDYDYLAYQADTEYVISVKPLSRQEIEDKKKTFAYVGERLSLNFQDIQVRSVLQLIADFTELNLVASDTVTGNITLRLENVPWDQALDLVLKTKGLDKRQIGNVLMVAPAAEIAEREKQEIETKKQLEELAPLRTEYIRIRYANARELFTLFMAGSAGGGGAESGAGGSSRNSTGSMLSDRGQAIVDERTNSIILTDTEEKINQFKLLVDRIDIPVKQVMIEARLVIANSEFRKELGFRIAGDAVESSESGSHIHEFTGSMDSVYAETKGIVGAFTDSDGDGQADSQHSFPQNTLVDLGVFNPTGSLAWNVISSNFMLGMELSALQDSGFAEIVSQPKVITGDKQPATIQSGTEVPYQAESASGGTTTSFKEVVLRLNVTPQITPDNRIIMDLEIDQDSVTGVSAGVPVIDVTHLETSVLVADGDTVVLGGIYSVETVKGQTKVPLLGDIPFLGTLFRHDINDEQKRELLIFVTPRIMSSDFLE; this is encoded by the coding sequence ATGTTCATACGTAAATTAATAATCCTGCTCTCTGGTACCCTTGTGTTGGTTTCAGGCGTGGTTAGCGCAGCGAATCTGAAAGATATTCAGTTCTCTGAGTTACCTGGTGAGCGTGCAGAAATTCGCTTGTTGTTCGAGGGGGCGATCTCCAAGCCTGAGGGCTATACGATCGATCAGCCCGCACGGATTGTGTTAGATTTTTCTGATGTTGAAAATTTATTGCCGCAGAAAAAGTACTCAATGTCAGTCGGCGAGGTTAGCAGTGCGGTTGTTGTCGCCGGTGGCGGTCGGACGCGATTAATTGTAAACCTCAATAGTTTAGTACCCTATACTTCGCGAGTTGAAGGTGAGCAGCTGGTTGTGGAGGTGGGGGCGGAGTCTGTTGGTGTAAGCAATGCGTCGACGTCGGTAGATGTTTCCACTCCCGTTTCGTTGGAAGACGGGAGTGTTCAGTATAGTAATGTGGGCTCATCGGTAAGCGGGATAGATTTTCGTAGAGGTGAAACCGGGGAAGGGAAGGTTATCGTTACTTTAACCAACCCCAATATTGCGATTGATGTCGAAGAGGTGTCTTCGGGAGTTAACGTTACCCTTATGGACACTGCGCTGCCGACTGAAATGCACCGAAAACTCGATGTCATTGATTTCGCTACGCCGGTGAGCATGCTCGGCTCGAGCATGAGCGGATCAAATACCGTTATTAAAATTGATGCTACTGGTGATTATGATTACCTTGCGTACCAGGCAGATACCGAATATGTCATCAGTGTAAAGCCTCTCTCTCGCCAGGAAATCGAAGACAAGAAAAAGACGTTCGCGTATGTTGGTGAGCGCTTGTCGTTAAACTTTCAGGATATACAAGTGCGCTCAGTGTTGCAGTTGATTGCAGATTTCACTGAGTTGAATCTTGTTGCTAGCGATACAGTAACAGGCAATATTACGTTGCGTTTAGAAAATGTACCTTGGGACCAGGCTTTGGATCTAGTATTAAAAACCAAGGGGCTGGACAAGCGGCAGATTGGCAATGTGCTGATGGTTGCACCGGCGGCAGAGATTGCGGAAAGGGAAAAGCAGGAAATTGAAACCAAGAAGCAACTAGAAGAATTGGCTCCATTGCGCACGGAGTATATTCGTATTCGCTATGCCAATGCGCGTGAGCTTTTCACACTATTTATGGCTGGGAGCGCTGGCGGTGGAGGTGCAGAGTCGGGAGCTGGTGGTAGTTCCCGCAATTCAACGGGCAGCATGTTATCTGATCGTGGACAGGCGATTGTGGATGAGAGAACCAATTCCATAATTCTGACGGATACTGAAGAAAAAATTAACCAGTTTAAGCTGTTGGTCGATCGTATCGATATTCCGGTTAAGCAGGTAATGATCGAGGCTCGTTTGGTTATTGCCAACTCGGAATTTCGCAAGGAGCTGGGATTTAGAATCGCGGGTGATGCGGTAGAAAGCTCTGAATCCGGTAGTCATATACACGAGTTTACGGGCTCAATGGATAGCGTGTATGCGGAGACTAAAGGAATTGTTGGCGCATTTACCGATTCTGATGGTGACGGGCAAGCAGATAGCCAGCACTCTTTCCCGCAGAATACTTTAGTGGATCTTGGTGTCTTTAATCCTACCGGCTCGTTGGCGTGGAACGTTATTAGTAGCAATTTCATGCTGGGTATGGAGTTATCTGCTTTGCAGGATTCTGGATTTGCTGAAATTGTTTCTCAGCCAAAAGTCATCACTGGAGATAAGCAGCCTGCAACCATTCAATCTGGTACCGAAGTGCCCTACCAGGCGGAGTCTGCCAGTGGTGGTACCACAACGTCATTTAAAGAAGTCGTCTTGCGTTTGAATGTTACGCCGCAAATTACGCCGGATAATCGCATCATTATGGATCTGGAGATTGATCAGGACTCTGTTACCGGTGTTTCCGCTGGGGTACCGGTTATTGATGTGACCCATCTGGAAACCTCTGTGTTGGTCGCTGATGGCGATACGGTTGTTCTTGGGGGCATTTATTCTGTTGAAACCGTTAAAGGTCAAACCAAGGTTCCGCTACTGGGAGATATTCCTTTCTTGGGTACACTCTTCCGCCACGATATTAACGATGAGCAAAAGCGTGAGCTACTCATATTTGTTACGCCTCGTATCATGAGCTCAGACTTCCTGGAGTAA
- a CDS encoding SPOR domain-containing protein, translating to MDNQELDLVIPKEGVDQPQVGYRQGPVYFATPGRQVLIDQILHLLQFGEGLPVIVGAAGAGKTCFLNELKSHLEHLPLCVNFCAESDADLQKNLALITARLGVSIGAMGGPGEMLAALRHFSQSLTAEQKQAVLIIDNAHLLDDSTLGALISLVQGQEQEAAGYGLVLLLAAQSGLVERLDELQLLEVPVYDFEMPLLSAAELRAFFSDLGLEWSGRLDDEALNSLWAKSMGNPGVALGLLESMVGAGESRSKTDSAKGKTFGLPLGHIVAMLVLVSVLIWALTSQNISETPKLVLSPTLSSGQLTEERKVPEKVQALGSVSSESAAKEGIDLTGSVEIVGGLAAGTSPEAAEIVVVPAKPAFVASARNNVAPTPTPSPTPAPFVESLAFEYDELFLLSRSSGEYTLQVLVASREASLQSYMARQANRKSLYVYEGLRKGERRAIVLAGVYASRSAALNARDQLPAEQRTAGPWPRSLKDIKQEIDAIRRN from the coding sequence ATGGACAACCAAGAGCTTGATTTAGTGATCCCAAAAGAGGGTGTTGATCAGCCTCAAGTTGGTTATAGGCAAGGGCCGGTTTATTTTGCCACACCTGGGCGTCAGGTACTTATCGATCAAATTTTACATTTGCTTCAGTTCGGCGAAGGTTTACCGGTTATCGTCGGTGCCGCTGGAGCGGGGAAAACATGTTTTCTCAATGAGTTAAAAAGCCATCTCGAACACCTCCCCTTGTGCGTCAATTTTTGTGCAGAGAGTGACGCTGATCTTCAGAAAAATCTGGCTCTAATTACGGCACGTCTTGGGGTTAGCATCGGTGCAATGGGTGGTCCGGGCGAAATGCTGGCCGCTTTAAGGCATTTTAGTCAGTCACTTACTGCAGAGCAGAAGCAGGCCGTGTTGATAATTGATAATGCCCACCTACTCGATGATTCAACGCTTGGTGCGCTTATTAGTTTGGTGCAGGGGCAGGAGCAGGAGGCTGCAGGTTATGGTCTAGTGTTGCTCTTGGCTGCTCAGTCGGGTTTGGTGGAGCGCTTGGATGAGTTGCAGTTGCTGGAAGTGCCTGTTTATGACTTTGAGATGCCGCTTCTTTCCGCCGCAGAGTTGCGGGCTTTTTTTTCAGATCTAGGGTTGGAGTGGTCGGGGCGGCTTGATGATGAAGCTCTGAATAGCCTTTGGGCTAAATCGATGGGCAATCCGGGTGTTGCGTTAGGGCTTTTGGAGTCAATGGTTGGGGCCGGTGAATCGCGGTCTAAAACTGATAGCGCAAAGGGAAAAACGTTTGGTTTACCGCTAGGCCATATCGTAGCAATGCTGGTGTTGGTTAGCGTCCTCATTTGGGCGCTGACGTCGCAGAATATAAGTGAGACGCCGAAGTTGGTTTTGTCGCCGACCCTCAGCTCTGGACAGCTTACGGAAGAGCGTAAGGTGCCGGAAAAAGTGCAAGCCCTTGGTAGTGTTTCCTCCGAGTCAGCAGCAAAGGAAGGTATCGATTTAACAGGCTCAGTCGAGATTGTTGGTGGATTGGCTGCAGGCACTTCACCCGAAGCTGCAGAGATTGTAGTTGTTCCTGCGAAACCAGCTTTTGTTGCGTCCGCCAGGAATAATGTTGCGCCCACGCCCACGCCCAGCCCCACACCTGCTCCATTCGTTGAATCTTTAGCCTTCGAATACGACGAGCTTTTTTTGCTTTCTCGCTCAAGTGGCGAGTACACTTTACAGGTGTTAGTTGCCAGCAGAGAGGCTTCTCTCCAGTCTTATATGGCGCGCCAGGCCAACCGTAAGTCCTTGTATGTCTACGAGGGGCTTAGAAAAGGAGAGCGGCGCGCGATCGTACTTGCGGGGGTCTACGCTTCCAGGTCGGCAGCGTTGAATGCGCGGGATCAGTTGCCAGCAGAGCAGCGAACGGCAGGCCCGTGGCCTCGCTCGTTAAAAGATATTAAACAGGAGATCGACGCAATTCGGCGCAATTAA